A window of Candidatus Jettenia caeni contains these coding sequences:
- a CDS encoding putative cytochrome c encodes MVSIKGLEPIQRHSWLNTGMSLKIFVAWILATIAIFYLKNHVSAGTVVNRQLTPQERQGKQIYLLGSSASGREITALLGNDTTEVPASALPCVSCHGYDGKGRPEGGVLPSDITGDFLMKPYGITHPNGRRHPPYTDRFLRRAIIEGIDPSGNKLSPVMPVYRFTREEVNNLIVYLKRLGKEKEPGVTDTSILVGAILPGKGFPSEMAMAMKEVLQSYFHDLNEQGGIYNRRIELRFSVSGDTPAATQANAMSLLEEEVFVINGAFIEGSEREIDVLIQEREIPLVGAITNFPQVDFPLNRYIFYLFSGVKELSLAMVEFASEKFGAEDPHIAILSAGGEVFSEITHAIDEQCKKNGWDSRVILTYPHDQFEAKRLVREMKEKEIDAIFFLCSGNEQKALLSEAGRFQWRPFVFIPGPLIDKEILTVSAGFKDKIFLSFPRGPSDMIRASVKEYHSFAEKHKIPAQHLPVQIEAYCSAKILAEGLKRAGKDVSRERLVAVLEGLYEFETGLTPQITFGPNRRIGALGAYIALVDPEEKKVISASDWVKLQ; translated from the coding sequence ATGGTATCAATTAAAGGTTTGGAGCCAATACAGAGACATTCCTGGCTTAACACCGGTATGTCTCTGAAGATTTTCGTGGCATGGATACTGGCAACTATCGCGATTTTTTATCTGAAGAATCATGTATCTGCCGGAACGGTCGTAAACCGGCAATTGACACCCCAGGAGAGACAGGGAAAACAGATATACTTACTTGGCTCTTCTGCTTCAGGCCGGGAGATTACTGCATTATTGGGTAATGACACAACAGAAGTGCCAGCCAGCGCGCTACCATGCGTAAGCTGTCATGGATATGATGGTAAAGGCAGGCCTGAAGGCGGGGTATTACCTTCTGATATAACCGGGGATTTCTTGATGAAACCCTATGGCATCACTCATCCTAACGGGAGAAGGCATCCGCCTTATACGGACCGGTTTCTCCGGCGAGCCATTATTGAGGGAATCGATCCGTCAGGGAATAAATTGTCTCCTGTAATGCCCGTCTATCGTTTTACCCGGGAAGAGGTTAATAATCTTATAGTATATCTCAAGCGGTTAGGGAAAGAAAAGGAGCCGGGGGTGACGGATACGAGTATCCTGGTAGGGGCTATTTTGCCGGGTAAAGGATTTCCGTCAGAGATGGCAATGGCCATGAAAGAGGTATTACAGTCCTATTTTCATGACCTTAATGAACAGGGAGGGATTTACAACCGCCGGATTGAACTCAGGTTTTCAGTCTCAGGAGATACCCCTGCAGCAACACAAGCGAATGCGATGTCTCTTCTTGAGGAAGAAGTATTCGTTATCAATGGCGCTTTCATTGAGGGATCAGAGAGAGAAATTGATGTACTTATACAGGAACGTGAAATTCCGCTTGTGGGCGCTATAACGAATTTTCCTCAGGTGGATTTTCCTTTGAACCGGTATATTTTTTATTTGTTCTCTGGTGTGAAAGAACTATCTCTTGCTATGGTTGAATTTGCATCGGAGAAGTTTGGTGCAGAGGATCCGCATATTGCAATCCTTTCTGCCGGTGGTGAAGTTTTTTCGGAAATTACCCATGCGATCGATGAGCAGTGCAAAAAAAATGGCTGGGATTCACGGGTAATACTCACATACCCGCATGATCAATTCGAGGCTAAACGTCTTGTGAGAGAGATGAAGGAGAAAGAGATAGATGCGATCTTTTTTCTCTGCTCAGGAAATGAGCAAAAAGCCTTGCTGAGTGAGGCCGGGCGGTTTCAATGGAGACCTTTTGTTTTCATTCCTGGTCCATTGATCGATAAGGAAATTCTCACGGTTTCTGCCGGCTTTAAAGATAAGATCTTTCTGTCTTTTCCCCGGGGACCCTCTGATATGATTCGCGCCTCCGTGAAAGAATATCATTCCTTTGCTGAAAAACACAAAATTCCTGCACAGCACTTACCTGTTCAGATTGAAGCTTATTGTTCAGCAAAAATACTTGCCGAGGGACTGAAGCGTGCCGGTAAGGATGTGAGCCGTGAAAGACTGGTAGCTGTACTTGAGGGATTGTATGAGTTTGAAACCGGTTTAACACCGCAGATAACCTTCGGTCCGAACCGGCGCATCGGCGCACTGGGAGCCTATATAGCATTAGTAGATCCTGAAGAAAAAAAGGTTATTAGTGCCAGTGATTGGGTAAAATTGCAATAA
- a CDS encoding electron transporter protein has protein sequence MSKFICSGKESGKRLLRSWQLLVPAVCFFWSGVSFSQDEIKPVPLQPKQAIQAETPECTEQKPCCPPEKKAQKEGGKVAATLNMKIPDVELLNQEGKKVRFYSDLVKDKVVAINFIFTTCTTICPPLSVNFSKVQNLMGNRTGRDFHLISISVDPVNDTPQRLRAWGEKFGAKPGWTFLTGKKQDVDKLLKALKVFTPIKEDHSPLVLVGNGAKGQWTRVNGLAPSAQLVQVIEDMLDNPKKELSGEKDRARKDKREAVAGREIVKLVREVQQNTAVQGGNPAAQKYFSDVELVNQYGDKMRFYSDLIKGKVVIINCFFTECTGICPVMSKNLLAIQEAVGERLGKDVHIISISVDSITDTPQRLKQYADNYHAKPGWYFLSGKKENVDQTLYKLGFFVEERDQHSGQFLIGNDATGLWKKAMGLAKAQELIPMVEGVLNDGIN, from the coding sequence ATGTCAAAATTCATCTGTTCCGGTAAAGAGTCCGGAAAAAGATTACTCAGATCATGGCAACTACTGGTGCCGGCGGTCTGTTTTTTCTGGTCAGGTGTATCATTTTCCCAGGATGAGATTAAGCCGGTTCCCTTACAGCCGAAACAAGCTATTCAGGCAGAAACCCCGGAATGCACAGAACAGAAGCCTTGCTGTCCACCTGAAAAAAAAGCACAGAAAGAGGGAGGTAAGGTTGCGGCAACTTTAAATATGAAGATACCGGATGTGGAACTCCTGAATCAGGAGGGAAAGAAGGTACGCTTTTACAGTGACCTGGTAAAAGACAAAGTGGTAGCTATAAATTTTATCTTTACCACCTGTACCACCATATGTCCTCCCTTGAGCGTTAACTTCTCTAAAGTCCAGAATCTCATGGGTAATCGTACCGGCAGAGATTTCCATCTGATCTCTATCAGCGTTGATCCCGTGAATGATACCCCTCAGAGGCTCAGGGCGTGGGGAGAGAAGTTCGGGGCAAAACCGGGATGGACCTTCCTTACCGGGAAGAAACAAGATGTAGATAAGCTCCTTAAAGCCCTGAAGGTCTTTACCCCGATAAAAGAGGACCATTCGCCTCTCGTCCTTGTGGGTAATGGAGCGAAGGGACAATGGACACGGGTTAACGGTCTTGCGCCATCGGCTCAATTAGTCCAGGTCATTGAGGATATGCTGGATAACCCGAAGAAAGAATTGTCTGGAGAAAAGGATAGGGCAAGAAAAGATAAAAGAGAAGCAGTTGCCGGAAGAGAGATCGTGAAGCTTGTCAGAGAGGTACAACAAAACACTGCTGTGCAGGGGGGAAATCCGGCGGCGCAGAAATATTTTTCCGATGTGGAATTGGTCAATCAGTATGGAGATAAGATGCGGTTTTACAGCGATCTGATCAAGGGAAAGGTCGTTATTATCAACTGTTTTTTTACCGAATGCACGGGCATCTGTCCTGTCATGAGCAAAAACTTGCTGGCAATACAAGAGGCTGTGGGTGAACGTTTGGGTAAGGATGTGCACATTATTTCCATCAGCGTGGACTCAATTACCGATACACCACAACGCCTCAAACAGTATGCTGATAATTATCATGCAAAACCCGGTTGGTATTTCTTGTCCGGGAAAAAAGAGAATGTGGATCAGACCCTCTATAAGCTCGGTTTTTTTGTCGAAGAAAGAGATCAGCACAGTGGTCAGTTCCTTATCGGCAATGATGCAACGGGACTCTGGAAAAAGGCGATGGGGCTGGCAAAGGCTCAAGAGCTTATTCCTATGGTAGAGGGAGTGCTTAACGATGGTATCAATTAA
- a CDS encoding putative multicopper oxidase, with product MMSVRTYFTIRTPGILFTISLLLIILGAVFWGSSAEAGCQRTIKADVVALDQPFFWNRLGASQPQGMIFALKRDVIPISGSELTPGNVQLRPDKRPRPLVLRMNEGDCLEITFTNLLANAPVDDEQPATRAASVHVVGMQLVNGIADDGSNVGDNQNSGLVEPGDSAVYTLYAEREGSHFLYSAGATVGGEGDGGSLNSGLFGAVNVEPKNSVWFRSQVTASDIVIATTATTPTGQPKINYNKVYPGGATYPSGGLIPSNTPVLNILDSGNNIVHSDLTAIIVPASGTYLPNPVYPNRNQPFREFTIMYHDEIGAVQAFPAFFEDPVLIHTLHGVRDSFGINYGSGGAGAEIIANRLGVGPMWDCTECKYEEFFLSSWTAGDPAMVVDNPANLRVDPNILDTLVPGPVATEALYPDDPSNVYHSYLSDHVKFRVLNAGSKEHHIHHLHAHQWVHSPDSDNSSYLDSQALGPGSAYTTEICYNGSGNRNRTPGDSIFHCHFYPHFAQGMWALWRVHDVFEDGTRKLPDGEIVAGTPIPGVVPLPGLPMAPMPGAVVTIIPADANGDGTDDSSTVQITGNGNPGFPFFVPGVAGHRPPHPPLDTIHDGGLPRHVVVSDPDNVTREVHTRLDFTKEILAMKAQELPENGTDVEKAAMSFHEQLNHPSSAVDLNGNVAAGNFVTNGRPRVRGAPFADPCVDDSGDPITTIRTYKAAVIQIDAILNKAGWHFPQTRILSLWKDVSAYYNGTRAPEPLFVRANSGDCVEYWHTNLVPHIYELDDFQVRTPTDVIGQHIHLVKFDVLSADGSGNGWNYEDGTFSPDEVKERIEALNHFDPTGKSGLLDDDGQPQPDLEAEAHPFFHVDGAQTTVQRWYADPLLNLNGHDRTLRTVYTHDHYGPSTHQQAGLYAGLLIEPKGSTWRDPVSGVTMGTRDDGGPTSWRADILAGEDGADSYREFMFEFIDFQLSYRKDSHPELPSGGGPTFPKPWNGVARQPGGGFDKPAQPDLAVNPPGREEIGLPFLVKRAEECPGGEPLPCPEAISADDVGTFSINNRNEPIALRIRNPNTNTQATDKAGDLSYAFRSDVSRADPAFNLSPSNWPYPNATASQGAKRGDPFTPLLRAYQNDRIEIRTMVGATEEGHNFSIHGLKWFYEPGWTNSGYRSSQMMGISEHFEMVAPVIKVETTSGRRFNDYLYKPDSSSDGLWNGCWGILRAYKNLQDDLMPLPNNMDIPGDMIANADDFEGVCPDSAPVRSYAVTAVLAKNVLKEKTLVYNSREENDGPLHDPTAILFVFHGDLIKSGPDEGKLKPNIPVEPLVLRANAGDCIEINFRNRLPSGAAPDLSGFSTMPMIVDHFNINQVRPSSYTGLHPQLVSYDIARHDGVNVGYNSLQATKPGSSKRYRWYAGHLDLQPDGTLNAKPVEFGSINISSSDLIKHSNKGAVAALIIEPQGSKWKTDFDLNQNRKSRMAANIYDANNNLLFREFVTVFQDDINFRFGDKLGDGTIADNGPVPNTAEAEDAEDSGQKAVNYRSEPMWFRMGFAPDAPLTFTRTVDFANALTNAQVGDKDPETPVFTVNKGTQVRFRVLQPGGHPRNHVFMVHGHVWQELPYQNNSTRIGDNKLGGKWLTMFEGARMGHGPTNHFDAVLQNGAGGKFGVAGDYLWRDMSSFQFDGGIWGIMRVKE from the coding sequence ATGATGTCTGTTCGAACATATTTTACTATAAGAACTCCAGGGATATTGTTTACCATTAGTCTACTACTAATAATTCTTGGAGCGGTTTTTTGGGGAAGTTCTGCAGAAGCGGGGTGCCAGAGAACTATTAAAGCCGATGTTGTGGCACTGGATCAGCCGTTCTTCTGGAACCGGCTTGGCGCTTCCCAGCCACAGGGTATGATCTTTGCGCTGAAACGAGATGTTATCCCAATCTCAGGGAGCGAATTAACTCCTGGAAACGTTCAGCTCCGGCCAGATAAACGACCTCGCCCACTCGTTCTTCGTATGAATGAGGGTGATTGTCTGGAGATCACTTTTACCAATCTTTTGGCAAACGCACCTGTTGATGACGAGCAACCGGCCACGAGAGCAGCCTCGGTACACGTAGTCGGTATGCAGTTAGTAAACGGCATAGCTGACGATGGTTCAAACGTTGGTGACAATCAGAATAGTGGTCTCGTTGAACCCGGAGATTCTGCCGTTTATACCCTGTACGCCGAACGTGAGGGGTCTCATTTTCTCTACAGTGCAGGAGCAACGGTTGGCGGTGAGGGGGACGGAGGATCTTTGAACAGCGGTCTCTTCGGCGCTGTCAATGTCGAGCCCAAAAACTCTGTATGGTTTCGTAGCCAGGTAACGGCCAGTGACATAGTGATTGCCACCACGGCAACAACTCCTACCGGGCAGCCTAAAATCAACTACAACAAGGTCTACCCTGGTGGGGCAACGTATCCTTCCGGGGGTTTAATACCTTCCAATACTCCCGTTTTAAATATCCTCGATAGCGGCAACAATATCGTCCACTCGGACCTGACGGCAATCATCGTCCCTGCCAGTGGCACTTACTTACCAAATCCCGTCTATCCGAACCGTAACCAGCCATTCAGGGAGTTTACCATAATGTATCACGATGAGATCGGCGCCGTACAGGCATTTCCTGCTTTCTTCGAGGATCCGGTTCTTATCCATACGTTACATGGCGTGCGGGATAGTTTTGGCATTAACTACGGTTCCGGCGGTGCAGGCGCGGAGATTATTGCCAATCGTCTCGGGGTTGGTCCGATGTGGGACTGTACCGAGTGCAAGTACGAGGAATTCTTCCTGAGCTCGTGGACAGCGGGCGACCCTGCTATGGTGGTTGATAATCCGGCTAATCTGAGAGTAGACCCAAATATTTTGGACACCCTGGTACCCGGACCAGTTGCCACTGAAGCTCTTTACCCTGATGATCCATCGAATGTCTATCACTCCTATCTCAGTGATCATGTAAAATTCCGGGTACTCAACGCAGGTTCCAAGGAGCACCACATCCATCATCTCCATGCGCATCAGTGGGTACATAGTCCTGACAGCGATAACTCCTCCTATCTTGATAGCCAGGCCCTTGGTCCCGGCAGTGCATATACGACGGAGATTTGCTATAACGGCAGCGGAAACCGTAACAGAACTCCGGGAGATTCTATCTTCCATTGCCACTTTTATCCTCACTTTGCCCAGGGAATGTGGGCGCTCTGGCGTGTTCATGACGTCTTTGAGGATGGTACACGCAAGCTGCCTGACGGAGAGATTGTAGCCGGTACACCGATTCCGGGTGTGGTACCGCTGCCGGGTTTGCCCATGGCGCCGATGCCGGGGGCAGTGGTAACCATTATACCAGCCGATGCGAATGGCGATGGTACTGATGATTCGAGCACGGTACAGATTACAGGAAACGGGAATCCCGGGTTTCCGTTCTTCGTTCCTGGTGTTGCAGGCCATCGGCCGCCCCATCCGCCGCTTGATACCATTCATGATGGTGGTCTGCCCAGACATGTCGTTGTCAGCGATCCCGACAACGTTACCAGGGAAGTGCATACGCGCCTTGACTTCACCAAGGAAATCCTGGCTATGAAGGCTCAAGAGCTTCCTGAGAATGGGACGGATGTTGAGAAGGCAGCCATGAGTTTTCACGAACAGTTAAATCATCCGTCTTCTGCCGTCGATCTCAACGGAAATGTTGCTGCGGGCAATTTCGTTACTAACGGCCGGCCCCGGGTGCGGGGGGCTCCATTTGCAGACCCTTGCGTTGATGATTCCGGAGATCCCATTACAACCATTCGAACCTATAAGGCTGCGGTTATCCAGATCGATGCTATCCTCAATAAGGCAGGCTGGCACTTCCCGCAGACACGCATACTCTCGTTATGGAAAGACGTGTCGGCATACTATAATGGGACCCGTGCGCCTGAACCCTTGTTCGTCCGCGCTAATAGTGGCGATTGTGTTGAGTACTGGCACACGAACCTGGTTCCTCATATCTACGAGTTAGATGACTTCCAGGTCCGCACACCAACTGATGTCATCGGGCAGCACATCCATTTGGTAAAATTCGATGTGTTGTCTGCTGACGGATCGGGCAATGGCTGGAATTACGAAGACGGTACTTTTAGTCCGGACGAGGTGAAAGAAAGAATTGAAGCGCTGAATCATTTTGATCCTACCGGTAAGAGCGGACTTCTGGATGACGATGGCCAGCCGCAGCCGGACTTAGAGGCAGAGGCCCATCCATTTTTCCATGTTGACGGGGCTCAGACTACAGTCCAGCGCTGGTATGCGGATCCTCTCTTAAACCTCAATGGACATGACCGTACCCTCCGTACCGTGTATACCCATGATCATTATGGTCCATCGACACACCAGCAGGCAGGCCTGTACGCCGGGTTGCTTATCGAACCCAAAGGATCAACATGGCGCGATCCGGTAAGTGGTGTTACCATGGGAACGCGTGATGATGGAGGACCGACTAGTTGGCGGGCTGATATCCTGGCAGGAGAAGATGGCGCTGATAGTTACCGTGAGTTCATGTTCGAGTTCATCGATTTTCAATTGTCGTACAGGAAAGACAGCCATCCCGAACTGCCGTCCGGGGGAGGCCCAACTTTCCCGAAGCCGTGGAATGGTGTTGCCCGTCAGCCTGGAGGAGGTTTCGATAAACCAGCCCAACCGGATCTGGCTGTCAATCCGCCTGGCAGGGAGGAAATCGGTCTTCCCTTCCTGGTAAAGCGAGCCGAGGAATGCCCCGGTGGTGAACCGCTCCCTTGTCCCGAAGCCATTTCAGCGGATGATGTCGGTACTTTTTCGATCAATAACCGCAACGAACCGATTGCCTTGCGGATCCGTAATCCAAATACCAATACCCAGGCAACGGATAAGGCAGGTGATCTTTCCTACGCCTTCCGTTCCGATGTAAGCCGGGCCGATCCGGCCTTTAACCTTTCTCCGAGTAATTGGCCTTATCCGAATGCAACGGCATCCCAGGGCGCGAAACGCGGCGATCCTTTCACACCTCTCTTGCGTGCCTATCAAAATGACAGGATCGAGATTCGCACCATGGTCGGCGCCACAGAGGAGGGACACAATTTCTCCATCCACGGACTCAAGTGGTTCTATGAACCTGGGTGGACAAACTCGGGCTATCGCAGCTCTCAGATGATGGGTATCTCCGAGCATTTTGAGATGGTAGCGCCCGTTATAAAGGTTGAAACCACCAGCGGCAGGCGGTTTAACGATTATCTCTATAAACCGGATTCTTCATCGGATGGTCTTTGGAATGGTTGCTGGGGAATCTTGCGCGCATACAAGAACCTGCAGGATGATCTCATGCCGTTGCCTAATAACATGGATATTCCGGGTGATATGATTGCCAATGCTGATGATTTTGAGGGTGTTTGTCCTGATTCGGCGCCGGTGCGGTCATATGCAGTAACGGCGGTTCTTGCTAAGAATGTCCTGAAAGAGAAAACATTAGTGTATAATTCCCGGGAAGAGAATGATGGACCGCTCCATGATCCTACAGCAATACTCTTCGTTTTCCATGGCGATCTGATAAAGTCGGGTCCCGATGAAGGTAAACTGAAACCGAATATTCCGGTAGAACCACTGGTCCTGCGCGCAAATGCCGGCGATTGTATCGAGATAAACTTCAGGAACAGGCTTCCATCAGGAGCAGCTCCCGATTTGTCTGGCTTTAGCACGATGCCGATGATTGTAGATCACTTCAACATCAACCAGGTTCGGCCTTCCAGTTACACGGGACTGCACCCGCAACTGGTAAGTTACGACATCGCCAGACATGATGGTGTTAACGTTGGTTACAACAGTTTACAGGCTACCAAGCCGGGAAGCAGCAAAAGATATCGATGGTATGCAGGTCACCTGGATTTGCAGCCTGATGGAACCCTGAATGCAAAACCAGTAGAATTTGGCAGCATAAACATATCATCATCTGACCTTATCAAACACAGCAATAAAGGGGCGGTTGCGGCGTTAATCATTGAACCGCAAGGGTCGAAATGGAAGACCGATTTCGATCTGAATCAGAACAGGAAATCCCGTATGGCTGCCAATATTTATGATGCAAATAATAACCTTTTATTCCGTGAGTTTGTTACCGTATTCCAGGATGACATCAATTTCCGCTTTGGTGATAAACTGGGTGATGGTACTATTGCTGATAATGGGCCGGTACCTAACACAGCGGAGGCTGAGGATGCGGAGGATTCAGGCCAGAAGGCCGTCAACTATCGCAGTGAGCCAATGTGGTTCCGAATGGGCTTTGCTCCGGATGCGCCTTTGACGTTTACCCGAACCGTTGACTTTGCCAATGCGCTTACGAATGCACAGGTCGGAGATAAGGACCCGGAAACCCCTGTCTTCACGGTTAATAAAGGAACACAGGTCCGTTTCAGGGTGCTTCAGCCGGGAGGCCATCCGCGCAACCACGTATTCATGGTGCATGGCCATGTTTGGCAGGAGTTGCCGTACCAGAATAATTCCACACGGATTGGTGATAACAAGCTAGGGGGTAAATGGTTGACTATGTTTGAGGGCGCCAGAATGGGTCATGGCCCGACGAACCATTTTGATGCTGTGCTCCAGAACGGCGCCGGTGGCAAATTTGGAGTTGCCGGTGACTATCTCTGGCGTGATATGTCATCCTTCCAGTTCGATGGCGGAATTTGGGGTATCATGCGGGTTAAGGAGTAA
- a CDS encoding transposase: MLFTRDVHKPIYNSLHDLKSDKTINEWFNLAVYDESTLSQTAQEIDSILKKIPPSFLSHPPLSFKNFQSPHKQLTFSDVDDYEWFRQFFHSPKQLQKHYPLAILAFFDFSFLNFILEENPHVSLSRSLFKKSSDEKISSYYSPVSKFKMLLLRPLKNLPCDAEIPRFLEENDKYAKACGLSPLAIPHESQINRFKNHEITPIELLAIFYFMVTVAITHKIADSYLAAQVASFLNFNLTAIFTHVVVAFVAHNLTVIFDHFKDTFRT, translated from the coding sequence ATGCTCTTTACCAGAGACGTTCATAAACCAATTTATAATTCCCTTCATGATTTGAAATCTGACAAGACAATCAATGAATGGTTCAATCTCGCTGTCTATGACGAATCTACTCTTTCGCAAACGGCTCAAGAAATCGACTCCATACTCAAAAAGATTCCCCCATCGTTTCTTTCCCATCCTCCGCTCAGCTTTAAAAATTTCCAGTCACCTCACAAACAACTCACCTTTAGCGATGTTGACGATTATGAATGGTTCAGACAGTTCTTCCATTCTCCCAAACAACTCCAAAAACATTACCCCCTGGCCATCCTCGCATTCTTTGACTTCTCTTTCCTGAACTTCATCCTTGAAGAAAATCCCCATGTGTCCCTTTCTCGTTCCCTCTTCAAGAAATCTTCTGATGAAAAAATCTCTTCCTACTACTCTCCGGTTTCCAAGTTCAAGATGCTCTTACTTCGACCTCTGAAAAACCTTCCCTGCGATGCCGAAATCCCACGATTCTTAGAGGAAAACGACAAGTATGCAAAAGCCTGTGGCTTATCTCCTCTGGCAATACCCCATGAATCCCAGATTAACCGCTTTAAAAACCATGAGATCACCCCTATTGAGCTCCTTGCTATTTTTTACTTCATGGTGACCGTTGCCATTACTCACAAAATCGCTGATTCGTATCTGGCTGCACAGGTTGCTTCATTTCTGAATTTCAATCTTACCGCCATCTTTACCCATGTGGTTGTTGCCTTTGTAGCTCACAACCTTACCGTTATTTTCGACCACTTCAAGGATACTTTCCGGACATGA
- a CDS encoding 3-octaprenyl-4-hydroxybenzoate carboxy-lyase codes for MENIIVGITGASGAIYAQRLLHILSKKEYNIHLSISDAAAIVIKHELGIDLNDNQPNLIRLLGCAPDNVIYYRNSDISATIASSRYSIKAMVIVPCSMNTLCSIACGISNNLVQRAASITMKEGRKLVLVPRETPFSSIHLEAMLKLSSAGACILPAAPGFYYNPKTIADQIDFVVAKILDVLGIGHSLIPQWHGEELMYRE; via the coding sequence GTGGAAAATATTATCGTTGGCATTACCGGTGCCAGTGGGGCTATTTATGCCCAGCGTCTCTTGCATATCCTCAGTAAGAAGGAATACAATATTCATCTATCGATATCAGATGCTGCGGCCATCGTTATCAAACATGAATTGGGAATCGATCTTAATGATAATCAACCGAATCTTATAAGGCTTCTTGGTTGTGCGCCGGATAATGTTATCTATTATCGCAACTCAGATATCAGCGCAACTATCGCCAGTAGCCGATATTCTATCAAAGCAATGGTGATAGTTCCCTGCAGCATGAATACCCTCTGCTCTATTGCCTGCGGTATTTCGAATAATCTCGTTCAACGCGCTGCAAGTATAACTATGAAAGAAGGCCGAAAACTCGTGCTCGTACCACGCGAAACACCATTTTCTTCCATTCATTTGGAAGCTATGTTAAAATTATCTTCGGCAGGGGCATGCATCCTGCCTGCCGCGCCCGGGTTCTATTATAATCCGAAGACCATAGCAGATCAGATAGATTTTGTTGTAGCCAAGATATTGGATGTATTGGGTATAGGGCATAGTCTCATTCCCCAATGGCATGGTGAAGAACTTATGTATCGTGAGTGA
- a CDS encoding putative peptidase: MADTNAHVNPPGAEWQPVYIKKGRGAGFWIAVGIASFFFLCTLFLFILFIGSLLLGRAFLGVTPEGKKQIFETIVEGKGEDKIAIVPIKGILTNESGDGLFIEKHSIVEAVKQDLEQATQDSHVKAVILEVNSPGGGITASDVIYNRIMKFKADTQKKVVVYMGDIAASGGYYISAAADAIVAHPTTITGSIGVIMPLINVAELINRYGIKDNSIASGAMKEIGSPFKQMTPEEANILKDIIHELYMQFVTVVSTGRSMDVETVKKLADGRIYTGKQAVEKGLVDRLGYLEDAIHVTRKLSGLSEATVVRYEKPSGLAGMFGLLSRRLFQNTTINLDILQFYEQDSIKPMYLWTGHTINK, encoded by the coding sequence ATGGCAGATACGAATGCTCATGTTAATCCACCCGGGGCGGAATGGCAGCCTGTTTATATCAAGAAGGGTCGGGGCGCTGGTTTTTGGATTGCGGTTGGGATTGCCTCGTTCTTTTTCTTATGCACCCTTTTTTTATTCATACTCTTTATCGGTTCTCTCCTGTTAGGAAGGGCATTCCTTGGCGTAACGCCAGAAGGTAAAAAACAAATATTCGAGACCATTGTCGAAGGAAAAGGGGAAGATAAGATTGCCATAGTTCCCATCAAAGGCATATTAACGAATGAGTCAGGAGATGGCCTTTTTATAGAAAAACACAGCATAGTCGAGGCGGTAAAGCAGGATCTCGAACAAGCCACGCAAGACTCGCATGTTAAGGCCGTAATTTTAGAAGTTAACAGCCCTGGCGGCGGTATTACGGCCAGCGATGTTATTTACAACAGAATTATGAAATTTAAGGCTGATACCCAAAAAAAGGTTGTTGTATACATGGGGGATATTGCTGCATCCGGTGGGTACTACATTTCCGCTGCGGCCGATGCCATTGTGGCACATCCAACAACAATTACCGGTAGCATCGGGGTTATTATGCCATTAATAAATGTGGCAGAACTTATTAACCGATATGGCATAAAAGACAATTCTATCGCCTCCGGCGCTATGAAAGAAATCGGCTCTCCATTCAAACAGATGACTCCGGAAGAAGCAAACATTCTAAAAGATATTATCCATGAGCTTTATATGCAATTTGTAACCGTGGTTTCCACAGGCAGGAGCATGGATGTTGAAACGGTAAAGAAACTTGCAGATGGAAGAATATATACCGGTAAACAAGCCGTTGAAAAGGGATTGGTCGATCGACTTGGTTACCTGGAAGATGCCATTCATGTAACCAGGAAATTATCAGGACTTTCTGAGGCAACTGTTGTAAGATACGAAAAACCATCCGGGCTGGCGGGTATGTTTGGATTACTATCCAGAAGACTTTTTCAAAATACTACCATCAATTTGGACATCTTACAATTTTATGAGCAGGATAGTATAAAGCCCATGTATTTATGGACCGGTCATACTATAAATAAATAG